One Paraburkholderia phytofirmans OLGA172 genomic window carries:
- a CDS encoding threo-3-hydroxy-L-aspartate ammonia-lyase, with protein MQVLPAPTFDDVLDAAARLEGVAHRTPVLTSSTFNERTGASVFFKCENFQRMGAFKFRGAYNAISHFDAEQRKAGVLTYSSGNHAQAIALSARLAGIHATIIMPHDAPAAKVAATKGYGGEVISYDRYTENREAIGRRLAEERGMTLIPPYDHPHVIAGQGTAVKELIEETGPLDMLFVCLGGGGLIGGSALSAAALSPACTVIGVEPEAGNDGQQSLARGEIVHIEAPRTIADGAASTHLGDYTFAIIQKLVAQIETVSDEQLIETLRFFAQRMKIVVEPTGCLAAAAVLNGIVPVKGKRVGVVVSGGNVDLEKLAQYLA; from the coding sequence ATGCAAGTGCTTCCCGCTCCCACTTTCGACGATGTACTCGACGCCGCTGCGCGTCTTGAAGGTGTCGCCCACCGCACCCCCGTTCTAACCTCAAGCACGTTCAACGAGCGCACGGGCGCGTCGGTGTTCTTCAAGTGCGAAAATTTTCAGCGCATGGGCGCCTTCAAGTTTCGCGGCGCCTACAACGCGATTTCCCATTTCGACGCCGAGCAACGCAAAGCGGGCGTGCTGACGTACTCGTCGGGTAACCACGCGCAAGCGATCGCGCTGTCGGCGCGCCTCGCCGGGATTCACGCGACGATCATCATGCCGCACGACGCGCCTGCCGCCAAAGTCGCGGCGACCAAGGGCTATGGCGGCGAAGTGATCAGCTACGACCGCTACACCGAGAATCGCGAAGCGATCGGCCGGCGGCTCGCCGAAGAGCGTGGCATGACGTTGATTCCGCCGTACGACCATCCGCACGTGATCGCGGGGCAGGGCACGGCGGTGAAGGAGTTGATCGAAGAAACCGGCCCGCTCGACATGCTGTTTGTTTGCCTCGGCGGCGGTGGCCTGATCGGCGGCAGCGCGTTGTCGGCGGCGGCATTGAGCCCGGCGTGCACGGTGATCGGCGTCGAGCCTGAAGCGGGCAATGACGGCCAGCAATCGCTGGCTCGCGGCGAGATCGTGCATATCGAAGCACCGCGCACGATCGCTGATGGCGCTGCCTCCACGCATCTCGGCGACTACACGTTCGCAATTATTCAAAAGCTGGTCGCGCAGATCGAAACGGTCAGTGACGAGCAGTTGATCGAGACCCTGCGTTTCTTCGCACAGCGCATGAAGATCGTGGTCGAGCCGACGGGTTGTCTCGCTGCGGCTGCCGTGCTCAACGGCATCGTGCCGGTGAAGGGCAAGCGCGTGGGCGTGGTGGTGAGCGGCGGCAACGTCGATCTGGAGAAACTGGCGCAGTATCTCGCCTGA
- a CDS encoding Rossmann-like and DUF2520 domain-containing protein, producing MSQPSLPRLGFIGAGRLARCLALSFSRAGYPVTAVASRTTSASRLASQIEYCSAFDDPQQVVDAADIVFLAVPDDSIGTTAHTLRFAADTAGSPHGKALVHCSGASPVELLAPARDQGALIGGFHPLYLFSGDLADIERIAGCSVTIEADGALKDALTALAVALHCHPLSIPAGGRMLYHAAAHYAASFALCSLAECVALWRTLGFAEDDALRALLPMLSGTIETARDKGLPNALAGPVSRGDTGVVEKQLALLEGLGGDHAALYGLLTRRAVGLAERRANPPAAIEAIAEAVEESLNRSLNQAAAGASVK from the coding sequence ATGTCCCAGCCCTCTCTGCCGCGCCTCGGCTTCATCGGTGCGGGGCGGCTCGCGCGCTGTCTCGCGCTGAGCTTTTCACGCGCCGGCTATCCCGTCACGGCGGTGGCTAGCCGCACGACTTCGGCCAGCCGGCTCGCCAGTCAAATCGAGTATTGCTCGGCATTCGACGATCCACAACAGGTTGTCGACGCCGCCGATATCGTCTTTTTAGCTGTTCCCGATGACAGCATCGGTACGACAGCGCACACACTGCGGTTCGCAGCGGACACGGCAGGCAGCCCGCACGGCAAAGCGCTCGTGCATTGCAGCGGCGCCTCGCCAGTGGAATTGCTAGCCCCGGCGCGCGACCAGGGCGCCTTGATTGGCGGCTTTCACCCACTCTACCTCTTTAGCGGCGATCTCGCAGACATCGAGCGGATCGCCGGCTGCTCGGTGACGATCGAGGCCGACGGCGCGCTCAAGGACGCACTGACGGCACTCGCCGTCGCCCTGCACTGCCATCCGCTGTCGATTCCAGCGGGCGGCCGCATGCTGTACCACGCCGCCGCGCATTACGCCGCCAGCTTCGCGCTATGCAGCCTCGCCGAATGCGTCGCACTATGGCGCACGCTGGGCTTTGCCGAAGACGACGCGCTGCGCGCGCTGCTGCCGATGCTCTCCGGCACCATCGAAACCGCTCGCGACAAGGGCCTGCCCAACGCGCTCGCCGGCCCCGTGTCGCGCGGCGATACGGGTGTCGTGGAGAAGCAGTTGGCGCTGCTGGAGGGCCTTGGCGGCGATCATGCCGCGCTATATGGTTTGCTGACGCGGCGCGCGGTCGGCCTGGCCGAACGCCGCGCAAACCCGCCCGCCGCGATCGAGGCGATTGCCGAGGCGGTGGAAGAATCGCTCAACCGGTCGCTGAATCAGGCCGCAGCAGGTGCAAGCGTCAAGTAA
- a CDS encoding EthD family reductase translates to MIKVSILYPYRENGHFDVDYYCVTHMPLAARLFGPSLRGWSVDVGINAGPPGSPPPYVAAGHFLFDSADNFYKVFKPASEQLVADIPNYTDGGNGTILISEIKVSV, encoded by the coding sequence ATGATCAAGGTCAGCATCCTTTATCCGTATCGGGAAAACGGCCACTTCGACGTGGACTATTACTGCGTCACACACATGCCGCTCGCGGCCAGGCTGTTCGGGCCGTCGCTGAGAGGCTGGTCGGTCGACGTCGGCATCAACGCCGGGCCGCCGGGGTCGCCGCCGCCGTATGTCGCCGCCGGTCATTTCCTGTTCGATAGCGCAGATAACTTCTACAAGGTTTTCAAGCCAGCTTCGGAGCAGTTGGTTGCTGACATCCCGAACTACACCGACGGTGGCAACGGCACGATTCTGATCAGCGAAATCAAGGTTTCTGTGTGA
- a CDS encoding YggT family protein, which produces MFGDIARFLLNTVFTLFGAALLLRAWLQVVRMPPYNPVTNAVLQVTNWIVLPLRHILHSTRNIDWASLVAALLAAIVYVVLMVVLTGADPLTLVPTLLIVAVLTVIKWALNLIIWMTILMALLSWLNPRSPAMPILYQLTAPFLNPLRRVVPQLGGIDLSPILLFVIVQVLLMVVTRAAVQLTYFVI; this is translated from the coding sequence ATGTTTGGCGATATCGCCCGTTTTCTGCTCAATACCGTCTTTACGCTGTTCGGCGCAGCGTTGCTGCTGCGCGCATGGCTGCAGGTCGTGCGCATGCCGCCGTACAACCCCGTCACGAACGCGGTGCTGCAAGTCACCAACTGGATCGTGCTGCCCCTGCGGCACATCCTGCACAGCACCCGCAACATCGACTGGGCGAGCCTCGTTGCAGCGCTGCTTGCGGCAATTGTCTATGTAGTGCTGATGGTGGTGCTCACGGGCGCCGATCCGCTCACGCTTGTGCCGACGCTGCTGATCGTCGCCGTGCTGACCGTCATCAAGTGGGCGCTGAATCTGATCATCTGGATGACGATCCTGATGGCGCTGCTGTCGTGGCTCAATCCGCGCTCGCCGGCCATGCCGATCCTGTACCAGCTGACCGCGCCGTTCCTGAATCCGCTGCGCCGCGTGGTGCCGCAACTCGGCGGCATCGACCTCTCGCCGATTCTGCTGTTCGTGATCGTGCAGGTGCTGCTGATGGTGGTGACGCGTGCGGCCGTTCAGTTGACCTACTTCGTGATCTGA
- the trmB gene encoding tRNA (guanosine(46)-N7)-methyltransferase TrmB, whose translation MIHDPNDAGLPDELPPSAEAEGQPADAGSDAPQEEALHRRRIRSFVTRAGRVSTGQRRAMDELGPRFVVPFTPQQPDWNSVFGRAAPRVLEIGFGMGATTAEIASHRPGDDFLGVEVHEPGVGALLKLMGEQALSNIRIIQHDAVEVLEQMIAPDSLDGVHIFFPDPWHKARHHKRRLIQPKFVALLVSRLKPGAYLHCATDWQNYAEQMLEVLGADPALQNTADGYAPRPEYRPVTKFERRGLRLGHGVWDLVFRKRGAA comes from the coding sequence ATGATCCACGATCCAAACGACGCCGGCCTGCCGGACGAACTCCCGCCTTCCGCCGAAGCTGAAGGCCAACCAGCCGATGCCGGCTCCGACGCCCCGCAAGAAGAAGCTTTGCATCGACGCCGCATCCGCAGCTTCGTCACGCGTGCGGGTCGCGTGTCGACCGGCCAGCGCCGCGCGATGGACGAACTCGGCCCGCGTTTCGTCGTACCCTTCACACCACAGCAACCCGACTGGAATAGCGTGTTCGGCCGTGCAGCGCCGCGCGTGCTGGAAATCGGCTTCGGGATGGGCGCGACCACCGCGGAAATCGCCTCGCACCGTCCCGGCGACGACTTCCTCGGCGTCGAAGTTCACGAGCCGGGCGTCGGCGCGCTGCTGAAGCTGATGGGCGAGCAGGCGCTGTCGAACATCCGCATCATTCAGCACGACGCTGTCGAAGTGCTTGAGCAAATGATCGCGCCGGATAGCCTCGACGGCGTGCATATCTTCTTCCCGGACCCCTGGCACAAGGCGCGCCACCACAAGCGCCGGCTAATCCAGCCAAAGTTCGTCGCGTTGCTGGTTTCGCGTCTGAAGCCGGGCGCGTACCTGCATTGCGCGACCGATTGGCAGAACTACGCCGAGCAGATGCTCGAGGTGTTGGGCGCCGATCCTGCGCTGCAAAATACCGCCGACGGCTACGCGCCGCGCCCCGAATATCGTCCGGTGACGAAGTTCGAGCGCCGTGGGTTGCGGCTTGGGCATGGCGTGTGGGATCTGGTGTTCAGGAAGCGCGGCGCGGCGTAA
- a CDS encoding undecaprenyl-diphosphate phosphatase has product MDWLLACKALILGVVEGLTEFLPVSSTGHLIVAGSLLNFTDDHAKTFDVVIQLGAILAVCWEFRRRIGSVVVGLPSRPDARRFTLNVIIATIPAVVLGLLFEKAIKAALFSPVPVAFALVAGGVVILWAEARQRARGDVAARVRNVDDLSPLDALKVGLAQCFALIPGMSRSGSTIIGGMLFGLERRVATEFSFFLAIPIIFGATAYELYKDWHLLSADALGSFALGFVAAFVSAFACVRWLLRYISTHDFTVFAWYRIGFGLLILLVGYSGALSWAD; this is encoded by the coding sequence ATGGACTGGCTATTGGCTTGCAAGGCGCTGATTCTGGGCGTCGTCGAAGGGCTGACGGAGTTTTTGCCGGTGTCGAGCACCGGTCATTTGATCGTCGCGGGCAGTCTGCTCAATTTCACGGATGACCACGCGAAAACCTTCGATGTCGTGATCCAGCTTGGTGCGATTCTGGCCGTGTGCTGGGAGTTTCGCCGCCGCATCGGCAGCGTGGTGGTCGGCTTGCCCAGCCGGCCCGACGCAAGGCGCTTCACGCTGAACGTGATCATCGCGACGATTCCGGCGGTTGTGCTCGGCTTGCTGTTCGAAAAGGCCATCAAGGCGGCGTTGTTTTCGCCGGTGCCGGTCGCGTTCGCGCTGGTGGCGGGCGGGGTGGTGATCCTGTGGGCGGAAGCGCGCCAGCGAGCGCGAGGCGACGTGGCGGCGCGGGTACGGAACGTTGACGATTTGAGCCCGCTAGATGCGTTGAAAGTCGGCCTCGCTCAATGTTTCGCTCTGATCCCGGGCATGTCGCGTTCGGGTTCGACGATCATCGGCGGGATGCTGTTTGGCCTCGAACGGCGCGTCGCCACGGAGTTTTCTTTCTTCCTCGCGATTCCAATCATCTTCGGCGCGACGGCTTACGAGCTCTATAAAGACTGGCATTTGCTGTCCGCCGACGCGCTTGGCAGTTTCGCGCTCGGCTTCGTGGCGGCCTTCGTCAGCGCCTTCGCCTGCGTGCGCTGGCTGCTGCGCTATATCTCCACGCACGATTTCACCGTGTTCGCGTGGTACCGGATCGGCTTCGGACTATTGATCCTGCTGGTGGGCTATAGCGGCGCGTTGAGCTGGGCGGACTGA
- a CDS encoding DUF1439 domain-containing protein has translation MNRPAAPNRRRFLLAALTGCTALGITVSLVACATPIFPFIPSHYTFSQQQVQDAVQRKFPYQRTVSQVFDVALTNPVVGFLPDANRVSVKLDARLASPFMPQPVDGVFTLSSELAYDAASKSVVLKAPSVDNVSVSGQAQAYTQQINAAAAVLATQLLTNYPIYTFKPEQLQFAGVNYEPGTITILTNGIRVQIVEK, from the coding sequence ATGAATCGACCCGCTGCGCCGAACCGGCGCCGCTTCCTGCTTGCAGCGCTGACAGGCTGCACCGCGCTTGGTATCACCGTGTCGCTGGTGGCCTGCGCGACACCGATCTTCCCGTTCATCCCTTCGCATTACACGTTCTCGCAGCAGCAGGTGCAGGACGCTGTGCAGCGTAAATTCCCGTATCAGCGCACGGTTTCGCAAGTGTTCGATGTCGCGCTGACCAATCCGGTGGTCGGCTTCCTGCCGGACGCGAACCGCGTCTCGGTGAAGCTCGACGCCCGGCTCGCGAGCCCGTTCATGCCGCAACCGGTCGACGGCGTTTTCACGCTGTCGAGCGAGCTGGCCTACGACGCCGCCAGCAAATCGGTCGTGCTGAAGGCGCCGAGCGTCGACAACGTCAGCGTCAGCGGGCAGGCGCAGGCTTACACGCAGCAGATCAACGCCGCGGCGGCCGTGCTCGCCACACAGTTGCTGACCAACTATCCGATCTACACCTTCAAGCCCGAACAGCTGCAATTTGCCGGGGTGAATTACGAACCCGGTACAATCACCATCCTTACAAACGGCATACGCGTGCAAATCGTCGAGAAATGA
- a CDS encoding YkgJ family cysteine cluster protein, whose protein sequence is MSDVPNSVLKRESPFNVAGHACRPDCGACCIAPSISSPIPGMPLGKPAGVRCVQLGDDLRCAIFGQPERPACCSGLRPQVEMCGASRSEALAWLTQLETQTQPQPAVRR, encoded by the coding sequence GTGAGTGATGTGCCGAACAGCGTTCTGAAGCGCGAGTCCCCATTCAATGTGGCCGGTCATGCGTGCCGCCCCGATTGCGGCGCGTGCTGTATCGCGCCGTCGATTTCGAGTCCGATCCCAGGCATGCCGCTTGGCAAGCCGGCGGGGGTGCGTTGCGTGCAACTCGGCGACGATCTGCGCTGCGCGATCTTCGGCCAGCCGGAGCGTCCTGCGTGTTGTTCCGGTCTGCGGCCGCAGGTGGAAATGTGCGGCGCGAGCCGCAGCGAAGCGCTCGCATGGCTCACCCAGCTTGAAACGCAGACTCAACCGCAACCGGCTGTGCGCCGATAA
- the hemN gene encoding oxygen-independent coproporphyrinogen III oxidase, translating to MTTANTLFRPDLLAKYNANGPRYTSYPTALQFRDAFDPADYLGAAADPGASSTDLSLYFHIPFCDTVCFYCGCNKVATKNRAHARPYVEHLKREMVLQAACFDTRRPVSQLHWGGGTPTFLSHDEMAELMATAREHFTLLPDSEGEYSIEVDPREASPETIAHLRTLGFNRLSLGVQDFDPVVQQAINRIQPLEMTASVMQAARDTGFHSIGVDLIYGLPHQTADSFSRTLDTMIELAPDRLSVFAYAHMPQLFKMQRQMDAATLPSPAVRLAILQRVVERLTGAGYVYIGMDHFALPTDELARAQAQRTLQRNFQGYSTRAECDLIGFGASSIGKVGDVYAQNTKNLPGYAAAIDAGKLAITRGVRLTADDRLRRDVITQLMCNLELRFEEFEAAHGIRFADTFEPELERLRGFEQDGLVSIGGSKLEVQMAGRMLVRNIAMVFDRYLGQQTLERFSRTV from the coding sequence ATGACCACCGCCAACACGCTATTCCGCCCCGACCTGCTCGCCAAATACAACGCGAACGGTCCACGGTATACGTCCTATCCGACCGCCTTGCAGTTCCGCGACGCGTTCGATCCCGCCGACTATTTAGGCGCCGCAGCCGACCCAGGCGCGTCCTCCACCGACCTCTCGCTGTACTTCCACATCCCCTTTTGCGACACCGTGTGCTTCTACTGCGGTTGCAACAAGGTTGCCACCAAAAACCGCGCGCACGCGCGTCCCTATGTCGAGCACCTGAAGCGCGAAATGGTTTTGCAGGCGGCGTGTTTCGACACGCGGCGCCCGGTGTCGCAATTGCATTGGGGCGGCGGCACGCCCACGTTCCTTTCGCACGATGAAATGGCGGAACTGATGGCAACGGCACGCGAACACTTCACGTTGCTGCCCGATAGTGAAGGCGAGTATTCGATCGAAGTCGATCCGCGCGAAGCGTCGCCCGAGACCATCGCGCATTTGCGCACACTCGGCTTCAACCGGCTCAGTCTCGGCGTGCAGGATTTCGATCCGGTGGTGCAACAGGCGATCAATCGCATTCAGCCGCTCGAAATGACCGCCTCGGTCATGCAAGCCGCGCGTGACACGGGGTTCCACTCGATCGGCGTCGATCTGATTTACGGGCTGCCGCATCAAACCGCCGACAGCTTCAGCCGCACGCTGGACACGATGATCGAGCTCGCGCCCGATCGCCTTTCGGTGTTCGCGTATGCGCACATGCCGCAGCTCTTCAAGATGCAACGGCAGATGGACGCGGCCACGCTGCCCTCGCCCGCCGTGCGCCTGGCGATCCTGCAACGGGTGGTCGAGCGGCTCACGGGCGCGGGCTATGTCTACATCGGCATGGATCACTTCGCGCTGCCCACCGACGAACTCGCGCGCGCCCAGGCGCAGCGTACGCTGCAGCGGAATTTCCAGGGGTACAGCACGCGTGCGGAATGCGACCTGATTGGCTTCGGTGCGTCGTCGATCGGCAAGGTTGGGGACGTGTACGCGCAGAACACCAAGAACCTGCCCGGCTATGCCGCGGCAATCGATGCCGGCAAACTCGCGATCACGCGCGGCGTGCGGCTCACCGCCGACGACCGTCTGCGTCGCGATGTAATCACGCAATTGATGTGTAATCTGGAACTGCGCTTCGAAGAATTCGAAGCCGCGCACGGCATCCGCTTCGCCGATACGTTCGAGCCGGAACTGGAGCGCTTGCGCGGCTTCGAGCAGGACGGACTGGTGTCGATAGGCGGCAGCAAGCTCGAAGTGCAGATGGCCGGACGCATGCTCGTGCGTAACATCGCGATGGTGTTCGACCGCTATCTCGGCCAGCAGACGCTCGAACGGTTTTCACGCACGGTTTGA
- a CDS encoding tyrosine-type recombinase/integrase codes for MPITDIAVRNAAPREKTYRLADSGGMYLEVSPSGGKYWRLKYRFGGKEKRLALGVYPAVGLAAARKKRDIAREQLAAGIDPGEKKKIDRRIARLNADNSFEVVAREWLEERKTVVQIDQHEKTLARLENDVFPWLGKRPIIEIDAPEILAVLKRIDSRGARYSAHRVRSEISRVFRYAIKEGKAKGDPARDLVGAIPPPVETHFAAITEPLKVAEMLRAFDGFSGTFPVLCALKLAPMLFVRPGELRQAEWTQFDLDKGEWRYLVTKTKTEHLVPLATQVVAILRELYALTGQGRYVFPGARSALRPMSEAAINAALRRLGYDTRTEITGHGFRAMARTILHEELEQKPEVIEHQLAHAVPDNLGSAYNRTKFIKERRSMMQQWADYLERLKAGAQVIPIGAAAGAGKG; via the coding sequence ATGCCCATTACCGACATTGCCGTGCGCAACGCAGCCCCTCGCGAGAAGACTTACCGTCTTGCCGACAGCGGGGGCATGTATCTGGAAGTCTCGCCATCAGGAGGAAAATACTGGCGGCTCAAGTATCGATTTGGTGGCAAGGAAAAGCGTCTGGCGCTGGGCGTCTATCCGGCGGTTGGACTGGCTGCGGCGCGCAAGAAACGGGACATAGCGCGAGAGCAACTGGCGGCGGGGATCGATCCGGGCGAGAAGAAAAAGATCGACAGGCGCATAGCTCGATTGAACGCGGATAACTCATTTGAGGTTGTTGCGCGCGAATGGCTGGAAGAGCGCAAGACGGTTGTGCAGATCGACCAGCACGAGAAGACTCTGGCCAGACTTGAAAACGACGTTTTCCCGTGGCTCGGCAAGCGTCCCATTATCGAGATCGATGCTCCCGAGATTTTAGCGGTACTCAAGCGGATCGATAGCCGGGGCGCGCGGTATTCTGCGCATCGGGTGCGCAGCGAAATCAGCCGCGTTTTCCGATACGCGATCAAGGAGGGTAAGGCGAAGGGCGATCCGGCAAGAGACCTGGTCGGGGCCATTCCACCTCCGGTCGAAACTCACTTCGCCGCCATCACCGAACCCCTCAAGGTTGCAGAAATGCTCAGGGCTTTCGACGGTTTCTCGGGTACGTTCCCCGTGCTTTGCGCACTCAAGCTTGCCCCTATGCTGTTTGTGCGGCCCGGTGAGCTTCGTCAGGCGGAATGGACGCAGTTCGATTTGGATAAAGGGGAATGGCGCTACCTTGTTACGAAGACGAAGACAGAGCATCTGGTTCCACTGGCAACACAGGTGGTAGCTATCCTACGAGAACTATACGCGTTGACTGGTCAAGGACGATATGTCTTTCCCGGTGCCCGTTCAGCATTGCGCCCGATGAGCGAGGCCGCGATCAATGCCGCGCTTCGGCGACTAGGCTACGACACACGCACGGAAATAACCGGACACGGCTTTCGCGCGATGGCCCGAACGATTCTGCACGAAGAACTGGAGCAGAAACCAGAAGTGATCGAACATCAGCTTGCGCACGCAGTACCGGATAACCTCGGCTCAGCTTATAACCGTACCAAGTTCATTAAGGAACGCCGCTCGATGATGCAGCAGTGGGCCGACTATCTGGAACGGCTGAAAGCAGGTGCGCAAGTTATCCCAATTGGTGCGGCCGCTGGGGCGGGTAAAGGCTGA
- a CDS encoding recombinase family protein has protein sequence MRKVYYGRISTTDGQSSASQYEDAKAHGVQEKDVFIDEGVSGYHVAPDGREQWRCVERDLRHGGILIVRWLDRISRRYDELHRTMRRLMEAGVRVQCTLNGTVFDGSEKDPIQKATRDAVLAFMAAQGEADYTNRAEMQRRGVAIARAAGKYRGRSRSNDYAAIKAWRAENGASIRVTAEQFGVAPATVKRACAETASR, from the coding sequence GTGCGCAAAGTCTACTACGGGCGAATTTCGACTACGGACGGCCAGTCCTCTGCAAGCCAGTACGAGGACGCCAAAGCCCACGGCGTGCAGGAGAAAGACGTGTTCATTGACGAGGGAGTAAGCGGCTACCACGTGGCCCCCGACGGGCGGGAACAGTGGCGGTGCGTCGAGCGTGATCTACGGCATGGCGGCATTCTGATCGTGCGCTGGCTGGACCGGATCAGTCGCCGTTACGACGAGCTGCACAGGACCATGCGCCGGTTGATGGAGGCCGGTGTTCGGGTCCAATGCACTCTCAACGGCACGGTGTTTGACGGGAGCGAGAAAGACCCGATCCAGAAGGCGACGCGCGATGCGGTGTTGGCGTTCATGGCGGCGCAGGGCGAAGCGGACTATACGAACCGGGCCGAGATGCAGCGGCGCGGTGTGGCAATCGCGAGGGCGGCAGGAAAATACAGGGGGCGCTCGCGCTCGAACGATTACGCGGCGATCAAGGCATGGCGCGCGGAAAACGGGGCGAGCATTCGAGTAACGGCTGAACAGTTCGGCGTCGCTCCCGCAACCGTCAAGCGCGCTTGTGCCGAGACCGCGTCGCGCTAG
- a CDS encoding DUF4417 domain-containing protein, translating to MKEIQGLDLGNVPRVPPVGRVALPPSVPMLYHASKRSGAFDNPIAALSLFRMLDKKSGQLRYDSPGALRSAFKIAPNARVILSGTHTDPSLERVWGLPDRKGFFRSLTVLGIDLVTTPNFSLFCDTPRLDDLHSIKRIATTYAEATQAGLAAALHVNGRTERDFERWAEFIADRDEIEWLCFEFGTGAGRQSRIGFHIQQITAVAQFVSRPLRLVIRGGTSELSRLRPHFEQISVIDTSAFLKTQQRQRAAIVDGQLRWTASPTQQDESLDALLAHNVDTVAHHVNELAQ from the coding sequence ATGAAAGAAATCCAAGGGTTGGATTTAGGCAATGTGCCGAGAGTTCCGCCCGTGGGCCGCGTCGCACTACCGCCATCGGTGCCGATGCTCTACCACGCGAGCAAACGTTCTGGTGCATTCGATAACCCAATAGCAGCGCTTTCGCTATTTAGGATGCTGGATAAGAAGTCAGGTCAATTACGCTATGATTCACCCGGAGCTTTAAGGTCCGCGTTCAAGATTGCTCCCAATGCCCGGGTCATTTTGAGTGGCACGCACACTGACCCTTCATTAGAGCGCGTGTGGGGATTGCCGGACAGAAAAGGGTTCTTCCGGTCGCTCACTGTTCTTGGAATCGATCTGGTAACGACCCCGAATTTCAGTCTTTTCTGCGACACGCCGAGGCTGGATGACCTACATAGTATTAAACGAATCGCGACTACCTATGCTGAAGCTACGCAAGCCGGGCTGGCTGCAGCATTGCATGTAAATGGCCGCACGGAGCGAGACTTTGAACGCTGGGCCGAATTCATAGCCGACCGGGATGAAATCGAGTGGCTGTGCTTCGAATTCGGTACGGGTGCTGGCCGTCAATCACGGATCGGTTTTCACATACAGCAGATTACTGCCGTAGCACAATTCGTATCTCGGCCACTTCGCCTCGTCATTCGAGGTGGGACGAGCGAACTATCCCGTTTGCGTCCGCATTTCGAGCAAATAAGCGTGATCGATACGAGCGCTTTCTTAAAAACACAGCAACGGCAACGCGCCGCAATTGTAGACGGACAACTGCGCTGGACCGCCTCCCCGACCCAGCAGGACGAATCTCTCGACGCACTACTGGCGCACAACGTCGACACAGTAGCGCATCATGTCAATGAATTGGCTCAATGA